A DNA window from Arachis hypogaea cultivar Tifrunner chromosome 18, arahy.Tifrunner.gnm2.J5K5, whole genome shotgun sequence contains the following coding sequences:
- the LOC112769366 gene encoding uncharacterized protein isoform X3 has translation MGTCRLSFKMARKGRYMKKPKLGPGCQQPQTAPPPASVSHHDDSQIPPDSGDSVPATSRPLLLPLSEPRLAPQSSTNSIQNSEPGYVNLAASANDVDSLDQEVDDPSVASGA, from the exons ATGGGAAC GTGCCGTTTATCTTTTAAGATGGCTAGGAAAGGTCGTTACATGAAAAAACCAAAATTAGGACCAGGATGTCAGCAACCCCAAACGGCTCCGCCTCCGGCTTCGGTTTCCCACCACGATGACTCTCAAATTCCCCCAGACAGTGGTGACAGTGTCCCTGCAACTTCACGCCCATTACTTCTGCCGCTCAGTGAACCAAGGCTTGCTCCACAATCGAGCACAAATAGCATTCAAAACTCGGAGCCAGGCTACGTAAACTTGGCAGCTAGTGCAAATGATGTAGATTCCCTTGATCAAGAAGTTGATGACCCCTCTGTTGCTTCTGGAGCTTAG
- the LOC112769366 gene encoding uncharacterized protein isoform X1: protein MLSTTDTHIRYNIWLIDFEGKIKPERLSVREAMERPNGRRIMRKFNNKKQPIGDKAGLLSSVLGLLGSDYENFSICKESWHKITTKDKVYNKRVKQIFHFDEDSKGTIKKNILKSMGKSWKKTSLRLYNAFYEPTFTTEQNIEHRPPGIDQEHWRWFLDYRAKMRQRRSAGKTRLIDQNNYIPTLAVRKASHGGWKKRFLEKRNQVEYVVWVSD from the exons ATGCTGTCCACAACAGATACACATATAAGGTATAATATTTGGCTTATAGATTTTGAGGGCAAAATCAAGCCGGAAAGATTAAGCGTGAGGGAGGCTATGGAACGGCCTAACGGCAGAAGGATCATGCGCAAGTTCAACAACAAAAAGCAACCAATTGGAGACAAAGCTGGACTTTTGAGTAGCGTGCTTGGTCTGCTAGGATCTGACTATGAAAATTTTTCTATCTGTAAGGAAAGTTGGCATAAGATTACCACTAAAGACAAGGTTTATAACAAACGTGTCAAG CAAATTTTTCACTTTGATGAAGATAGTAAAGGAactatcaagaaaaatattttgaaaagtatgGGGAAGTCTTGGAAGAAAACAAGTCTGAGGTTGTATAATGCGTTTTACGAGCCAACATTCACGACTGAACAAAATATTGAGCACCGTCCGCCGGGAATCGATCAAGAGCATTGGAGATGGTTCCTTGACTATCGCGCTAAAATGAGACAAAG GAGAAGTGCAGGAAAAACGCGATTAATCGATCAAAACAACTATATACCCACACTGGCGGTTCGAAAAGCTTCGCACGGCGGATGGAAGAAGAG GTTTTTGGAAAAGAGAAACCAGGTAGAGTACGTGGTGTGGGTTTCGGACTGA
- the LOC112769366 gene encoding uncharacterized protein isoform X2, whose protein sequence is MERPNGRRIMRKFNNKKQPIGDKAGLLSSVLGLLGSDYENFSICKESWHKITTKDKVYNKRVKQIFHFDEDSKGTIKKNILKSMGKSWKKTSLRLYNAFYEPTFTTEQNIEHRPPGIDQEHWRWFLDYRAKMRQRRSAGKTRLIDQNNYIPTLAVRKASHGGWKKRFLEKRNQVEYVVWVSD, encoded by the exons ATGGAACGGCCTAACGGCAGAAGGATCATGCGCAAGTTCAACAACAAAAAGCAACCAATTGGAGACAAAGCTGGACTTTTGAGTAGCGTGCTTGGTCTGCTAGGATCTGACTATGAAAATTTTTCTATCTGTAAGGAAAGTTGGCATAAGATTACCACTAAAGACAAGGTTTATAACAAACGTGTCAAG CAAATTTTTCACTTTGATGAAGATAGTAAAGGAactatcaagaaaaatattttgaaaagtatgGGGAAGTCTTGGAAGAAAACAAGTCTGAGGTTGTATAATGCGTTTTACGAGCCAACATTCACGACTGAACAAAATATTGAGCACCGTCCGCCGGGAATCGATCAAGAGCATTGGAGATGGTTCCTTGACTATCGCGCTAAAATGAGACAAAG GAGAAGTGCAGGAAAAACGCGATTAATCGATCAAAACAACTATATACCCACACTGGCGGTTCGAAAAGCTTCGCACGGCGGATGGAAGAAGAG GTTTTTGGAAAAGAGAAACCAGGTAGAGTACGTGGTGTGGGTTTCGGACTGA